In Leptospira bouyouniensis, the following proteins share a genomic window:
- a CDS encoding tetratricopeptide repeat protein — translation MRQNSKLWRGPTRIFILTILLLGTFFSLSALGNTQAVFAKEREKQGDLLFQKAKEFLEDRNHYQSVETCKSFLILYPGHPKTREVRKTLSSNYRMTGDILALAENELKIYKEFPNTEEGLESYLISGKAYVRMGREDKAYQIFQDIIKNTYSSKIAQEAELELTQMEILGESKNK, via the coding sequence ATGAGACAGAATTCTAAACTTTGGCGGGGTCCAACTCGGATTTTCATACTGACGATTTTGCTTTTAGGAACTTTTTTTTCCTTATCAGCCCTCGGCAATACCCAAGCCGTTTTTGCCAAAGAAAGGGAAAAACAAGGTGATTTACTCTTCCAAAAAGCCAAAGAATTTTTAGAAGACCGAAACCATTACCAATCAGTCGAAACCTGTAAAAGTTTTTTGATTTTGTATCCAGGGCATCCCAAAACAAGGGAAGTGCGCAAAACATTGAGCTCCAATTACCGGATGACGGGCGACATTTTAGCCCTTGCCGAAAATGAACTGAAAATCTATAAAGAATTTCCCAATACGGAAGAAGGCCTCGAATCGTATTTAATTTCAGGAAAAGCGTATGTACGAATGGGCCGAGAAGACAAAGCATATCAGATTTTTCAGGACATTATCAAAAATACGTATTCTAGTAAAATTGCACAAGAAGCAGAATTAGAACTGACTCAGATGGAAATTTTAGGAGAGAGTAAAAATAAGTAA
- a CDS encoding Crp/Fnr family transcriptional regulator, whose translation MSFFQMVTFPANSYIIVEGKKDANNFYIIREGKVRVTRETAVVGEDPNQVLGPGDFFGVVAAMSQHPQIESATSLTNVSLISVSYDQFGTLIQKSTAVAMNIIRFFSMKLRQFDTTITRLSFRNAVEEDPNELFKIGEYYFQQQNTSHATFAYQSYLKHLPNGQFVPQAKLRLQTMNQAFQSAPIDYTKFNRNYKDSEMIFCEHEPGKELFILQSGKVKISKIVNQNEVMLAVLQAGDIFGEMAILDNKPRSASAVAAGDVELLAINKANFEGMVKAQPQLATRLITLLSERIWIAYKQLANLLLKDPQGRIVDTLMTLAEKNRIKVAPKQAYNFEIGTKDLLKMVGLTDPKDELIISDIMKNNKFIRMDMGKIVCSDMAELEKLVQFYHKKANMENKLKKLK comes from the coding sequence ATGTCGTTTTTTCAAATGGTTACTTTCCCGGCGAACTCCTACATCATTGTAGAGGGGAAAAAGGATGCGAACAATTTCTATATCATCCGCGAGGGAAAAGTACGTGTCACTCGTGAGACGGCTGTTGTTGGTGAAGACCCCAATCAGGTTTTAGGACCGGGTGACTTTTTTGGTGTTGTGGCGGCGATGAGCCAACACCCACAAATTGAATCCGCAACTTCCCTTACAAATGTATCATTAATCTCTGTTAGTTACGACCAATTTGGAACACTCATCCAAAAGTCAACGGCAGTTGCGATGAATATCATTCGTTTCTTCTCTATGAAGTTACGACAATTTGATACTACAATAACACGATTATCGTTTCGTAATGCTGTCGAAGAAGATCCAAACGAACTCTTTAAGATTGGTGAATACTACTTCCAACAGCAAAATACTTCTCATGCAACATTTGCTTACCAAAGTTATTTAAAACATTTACCAAATGGTCAATTTGTACCGCAGGCAAAACTTCGATTACAAACAATGAACCAAGCGTTTCAATCCGCTCCCATTGATTACACTAAGTTCAATCGAAATTACAAAGATAGTGAAATGATCTTTTGTGAACACGAGCCTGGTAAGGAACTATTCATTTTACAAAGTGGAAAAGTAAAAATTTCTAAAATCGTAAACCAAAACGAAGTGATGCTCGCTGTTCTGCAAGCTGGAGATATTTTTGGGGAGATGGCCATCCTTGATAACAAACCTCGTTCTGCTTCTGCCGTTGCTGCAGGTGATGTGGAACTCCTTGCCATCAACAAAGCTAACTTTGAGGGAATGGTGAAAGCCCAACCTCAACTCGCGACTCGCCTCATTACACTTTTGTCTGAAAGGATTTGGATTGCTTATAAACAATTGGCAAACCTTCTATTAAAAGACCCACAAGGTCGTATTGTGGACACACTTATGACCTTAGCGGAAAAAAACCGTATCAAAGTTGCTCCGAAACAAGCATATAATTTCGAAATTGGAACCAAAGACCTACTCAAGATGGTGGGTCTCACTGATCCAAAAGACGAACTCATTATTTCCGATATCATGAAAAATAATAAATTTATTCGTATGGATATGGGAAAAATTGTTTGTTCCGACATGGCAGAGTTGGAAAAACTCGTCCAATTCTACCATAAGAAGGCTAATATGGAGAATAAGCTCAAGAAGCTGAAATAA